TTCGGCCGCGCCCCTGATAGAAAAGATGCGACATTTCAAACTCCTTGCAGGGCCGCGCAATCCTGTGGGCGGAATCCGACGGTGACAGTGCTGCCCTCGGCAAAGGGACGTTCGTCGATCATGTTGATGGCCTGAAGCTGGGTCTGGGCGACGCGCACGAAATAGCGCACGGTCTGACCCTGATAGTCGACGGTCTCGACCGTGGCCGGGGCAGTAACAAGGGCCGATGTGTCGGCGCTGGTATCATAAAGGGTAAGCTTCTCGGCCCGCAGCACCAGTTTTGCGGCCCCCTGGCTGACGCCTGCCGCCTTGGTCGATGCAACCGGGACCCTGCCGAACAGGGGAACCTCCAGCATGGCGCCCTGCCCGTCCACGCGGATGCAATCGGCGGTCAGGATGTTGGAGGCGCCCAGGAAATTGGCCACGAATTCGCTGGCGGGCGTATTGTAGACCTCGGACGGGGTGCCGACCTGCTCGACACGGCCCGCGCTCATCACCACGATCTTGTCGGACATGGCCAGCGCCTCGGATTGGTCGTGTGTCACAAAAACCGTGGTCACCCCGATCTGATGCTGGATGCGCTTCAGCTCGACCCGCATATCCTCGCGCAGGTTGGCATCGAGCGCCGAGAGCGGTTCGTCAAGCAGCAGCACATCGGGTTCGATCACGATGGCGCGCGCCAATGCGATCCGCTGTTGCTGGCCGCCCGACAGTTCCTTGGGATAGCGGTTGCCGACATCGGGCAGTTGCACCAGATCGAGCGCCGCCTGCACCTTGCCGGCGATCGCGGCCCTTGGGCCATCCCGGTACTTCAACCCAAAGGCCACATTTTCGGCCACGGTCTTGTGCGGGAACAGCGCATAGTTCTGAAACACGATCCCCAGGTTGCGCCTGTGGATCGGCACATCGTTGACGCGCCGCCCGCCGATCAGGATTTCCCCCTCGGTCGGGTCCAGCAACCCCGCGATCATGCGCAGGTTCGTGGTCTTGCCACAGCCGGAGGGGCCCAGCAGCGTGACAAACGCGCCTTCGGGAATGTCGAGATTGGTGGGATGCACCGCCGTGAATTCGCCAAAACGCTTCACGATATTGCTGAGGGTGACGGAACTCACGGGAACGCTCTCCGGTTCTGGGGGTTGCTCCCCGGGCCGATCCCGGGGAGCGGGTCGCTCTCAATACCCTTTCTGCACGCGGCCAAAGGTCTTGGACCATTCGGCCTCGTGCCCGTTCCAGTAGTCGGGATCGGCAAAGGTCAGACCGGACAGGGTGCCGGTCGGATCGAATGCCGGCAGTGTCGGGATCTTGTCGCCCAGATCGACCTTGGTCGGGTCCAGCGCGGTGGGATAGTTCTGCCCCTCGGCCACCGCGATCGAGGTTTCCGGCGCCAGCATGAAGTTCAAGAGTTCTTCACAGGCCTCCATCGGCGAGCCCTTGATCACGAACAGGCATTCCTGCCAGCCGAACCCGTTGGGCGGATCCATATAGCCGATATCGTGGCCCTGTTCCTGCAGGGCATAGATGCGGCCCGACCAGCCTTCGGTCACATAGATCTCTTCCTCGGCCAGCAGGCTCATCAACTCGGCCCCCGAGGTCCAGTATTTCAACGCCAGATCGCGATGGGCGCGCACCGCGTCCCATGCGGCCTCTTCGTCGGTGACGCCGTTCGGATCCTGTCCGGTCTGCAACGCGGCGTACCACATGCGGGTGCGCCAGTCGCTCCAGCCGCCGATCTTGCCCTTGAGGCTGTCGTCGATCAGGATTTTCGCGCCCATCTCCTGCATCTGGTCGTCGCTGATATGCTTGCGGTTATAGGCCAGACCGGTGGTGCCGTAGTCATAGGGCACGCAGGACAGCTTGCCCCCGGTCACGCCGCGGAACACGTCGACCAGTTTGGGGATCACCAGCCCGAGATTGGGAATATTGGCCTCGTTCAGCTCCGAGGTCAGCCCCAGCCCGTGATACCGCGCGTAATCGAATACGCCGGACAGGTGGGCGATATTGTACTCGCCCGGCTGGCTGGCCTTGACCCGGCTCAGATACTCGTCGCCGCCGCCAAAGGTGCCGTCGACCACCTGGATACCGGTCTTGGCGGTATAAGGATCAAAGGCGAATTTGCGGAACGCCTCGGAGACCACGCCGCCCCAGCCATCAAAGCGCACCTGGTCGGCGGCGGCATGGGCATAGCGGGCAAAGGGCGACTGCACCCCATAGGCCAGACCGGCGGCACCGAGCAGCCCCAGAAAGCCGCGCCGGTCGATATCGCCGTTCATATAGCGCTCGCGCAGGCGCTCATACCGGGTGGTGTTGTCCATTTTCTTGGTCATGTCTCACTCCATGTCGGGATCGGGTTGATGGATTGCGGTTCTCATGTGCCCCTTTTTCGGGCCAGTTGCCGCGCGATGGCCGCCCCCAGCAGGGGCAGGCCAACGGTCATGACAATCATCACGGTGCCAAGCGCGTTGATCTCGGGCGAGATCGAGTTGCGCAGCATCGCAAAAATCTGGGTGGGTACGGTCTCGACACCGCCGGGCTTCCAGAACAGGGTTCCGGTGATGTCGTCGAAACTGATGGTAAAGGCGAACAGGCCCCCGGCCAGAACCGCCGGCATCATCAGCGGCAAGGTGATCTGAAAGAAGGTCTGGATGGGAGTCGCGCCCAGGCTCATCGCCGCTTCTTCGATGTCTCGCTTGATGCTGACCAGCCGCGCCTGCACCACCAGGATCACAAACGGCAGGGTAAAGATGACATGGCCGAACAGCAGCAGGCCAAAACTCTTGTTCACGCCCAGAAAGTTCAGGAACAACAGCAGCGCCACCGCCAGCACCACCTCGGGCACCAGGATCGGCGCGATCAGCAGCGTCGAGATCAGATTGGCTCCGGGAACCTTGTAGCGCACCAGCGCCAGGCTCGCCAGAACGCCCAGCGTGGTCGAGATCAGCGCCGTCATCAGCCCCAGCACCAGCGAGGTGCGAAAGGCGCGCAGGATCGCCTCGTTGTTCCACAACTCCAGAAACCAGCGCAGCGAGAACCCCGTCATCGGGAAACTGCCGAATTGCGAGGCGTTGAAGCTGAGCAGAACCACAACCGCCACCGGCAGGAACATGAAGATATAGACGCCGATCGACCAGGCGCGGATCAGGTGCCAGCCCATCAGCCCAACCCCTTCATCAGTTGGGCCATGCCCAGATAACGGTTGTAGATCATCACCAGCGCCCCCAGCACCGCCAGAAGCATCAGGCTGAGAGCGGAGCCGAGCGGCCAGTTGAGCTGGGTGATGATCGCCTCGAACACCAGGTTGGCAAACATCGCATCGCGCGGCCCGCCGAGCACCAGCGGCGTGATATAGGTGCCCGCCCCCAGCACGAAACACAGCAGCCCGCCCGCCGCCAGACCGGGCAGCGACAGCGGCAGGGTCACCTGCAGAAACGATTGCCATTTGGTGGCGCCCAGCGAGTTGGCCGCCGCTTCGAGATTGGTGTCGATCCCGTCCAGGCTGACATAGATGTTGAGGACCATGAACGGCAGCAGGAAATGCACCAGCCCCAGGATCACAGTCGTCTCGTTATACAGCATCTGGATCGGCTCGGAGATCACCCCCAGCGAAATCAGCACCGAGTTGAACGCGCCTGACACGCCCAGGATATTGATCCAGCTCATCGTGCGGATGATGTAGCTGATCCAAAAGGGCAGCATCAGAAGAAGCAAAAGGATCGCCTTGTTACCCTTTGATCTAGCGATGAAATAGGCGGCCGGATATCCCATCAGCGCGCAAACGGCCGTGGTGATTGCCGCAATGCGCAGGGTGCTGAACAGGATGTCCCGATAAAACCGGTCGCTCAGCGCCTCGGCCCAGTTGTCCAGGTAGAACCCGACCTGATCCGCCCCGGTCGCTGTGCGCAGCCAGAAGCTGTAGACGACAATGAAACTCAGCGGCACGAACAGCAGCAGCATGATCGCCGTCAGCGCCGGTGAAAGCAGGATCCAGGGCTGACGGGCCTCGCGGGTTTCGATCGACATGGGATTGCCTCGGGTGAACACTTGCCGGCACTGTGCAAAGCCACCTATCATAGTTCAAATAGATAATTGGAATTCTGACTATAGGTATGATCTATGTCCGACCCGTCTCACCGCTACCATCCCGACCGCATCGCCCGCGAACTTGACTGGAACCTGCTGCGCACCTTCGTGGTGCTGGCCGAGAGCCATTCGGTCACCGATGCGGCCAACCGGTTGGGCCTGCGTCAGCCTTCGGTCTCGGCCGCCCTCAAAAAGCTCGAAGACCGGATCGGCCGCAAACTGCTGGACCGCTCACCGGGACATTTCGCGCTGACCGATGCGGGACGGCTGCTGTATCGCGAGGCGGTCGAGATAAACGGCTCGGTGCTGCGCCTGTCGACCCTGATGCGCGAATTGACCGACGAGGTGCAGGGCAATGTCCGCATCACCGTGGCCAGCCACGTCGTCAGCCCGCTGCTGGACAACGCGCTGGCGCGCTTTCATGCCAAACACCCCAAGGCGACCCTGTCGATCGAGGTCTTCTCCAGCGCCGACGCGATCGCCGAAGTCACCGCCAAGCGGGCCTCGTTCGCGGTGTGCCTGGTCAAGGATCACAACCCCAAACTGGAATACAGACGGCTGTTCCGCGAGTTTTTCGGCCTGTTCTGCGGCCCCCCGCATCCATTGTTCGGCAAACCCGATCTGAGCCTGCGGGATCTGGCGGGGCACAGTTCGGTCAGTTTCGAGACGGATCGGTTGCAGGATGTACTCAAGCCGGTCACCGTCATGCGGGCCCAGGCCGAACTGGGTCAGAAGATCACCGGTATCTCAAGCCACCTGGAAGAGGTGCGCCGGATGATCGTCGCCGGGCTGGGTATCGGCCCGCTGCCCCTGCATGTGGCGGCCCGCGACGTGCGCGACGGGCTGTTGTGGCAGGTCCCACCCTACGAGGGCCTGCCCGCAATCGACGTTCATGTTGTCTGGAATCAGGCGGCGGTCAAGAACCGGGCCGAAGACCTGCTGTTGCAGGAAATTCTAAACGCCATCGACACCACACCGATGGAGGAGCGCACCTATAGATGACCGCACCGCTTGCGCCAGAGAGTGAAGACTAGAGCAGCATTTACAAAGGCGTATACTGCATTGATTTATTGTTTCTTTCGCACCCAATAGGGTCTCAACCTCTAACCCGTTCTTGGCGGGGTTAGTTCAAACACTGGCTGCTTTCGACTTCTTTGGAGTTGTGAGGGCGTCGGTATGAGCAATCGTTTTCAACCTCACTTGCCGATCCCCCGGTCTGAGCGTCGGGTGCAGGACGAAACGACTTGTCATCGCGCTAACCACACGCTCACCCTTCTAAACCGCAAGCGCAGTCTTGACGTTACCTTCAGGCGAACGGTTCTTCCGTTTCCACATCTCTGATCGCCGACGAAACCGAGACAATTGGCCTCACATCGTCGCTCACGTCAGTCGCCATGTATCAGCGCACGCGGCCCCATCGGTGCGGAACCAACCGATCCACCAGTGACGATCCGCTCAAGTCATTGGAATTATGAGATTGTTCTGAGAGGAATGGTGCCGCTGAAGGGACTCGAACCCCCGACCCCATCATTACGAATGACGTGCTCTACCAGCTGAGCTACAGCGGCATTCCTCATTTGTTGCGGCCCAACCATGGCCGAACTCGAAACAACTTGCCGACCCAAGCTGGCGGCATCCGGTCCAGGAACACGGGCGCTCTTGGTCGGGTATGAATGATCTTCCCAACCTGTCGAACCGCATGCCCAGATCGACCGCTCGTTTAACGGCTCCCTTCGATCCCTTCAAGCAGAATCAGATCGGATTCTTTCGGCGCCGCCCTCGATACGTCCCGGATTTTCCACCACCTAGAGGCTTTCCAAAGAGCGGCTCTGGGGAAAGGCTCCATTTCGACGGAGGCCCTGGGCGAGTTCATTCCGCCTGGGCACACCAGGCCCGCCCCCTCAGGTACGTTACTGTACATAGTTTCACCGAAAACACCCAGGCTGCGTGCAAAAACAGCAACCTTGCCGTCAGAGGTAGGGCTGACTTAGTTCATCAAAGTTTGCAGAAGATGGCGCACCCGACAGGATTCGAACCTGTGACCTCTGCCTTCGGAGGGCAGCGCTCTATCCAGCTGAGCTACGGGTGCCTGTGATCCGGGCTATAAGGTATCGGCGCGAGGTCCGCAATCGGCAATCTGCGGATTTTTCTTGCCTTCCTAACAGCCGCTTCGCCAAATGCAGGCCATGGCCCGTCCCCCGTCCTTGCTGCTGCTGATCCTGCTCCAGGTTATCGTTTCTGCCGCCTCGCTGGTGGTCGAGATCGTGGCCGGTCGCATGCTGGCGCCCTATGTGGGCATGTCTCTTTATACTTGGACCTCGGTCATCGCGGTGGTGCTGGCGGGGTTCTCGCTGGGCCATTGGGTCGGCGGCCTGCTGGCCGAGCGTCCGGCGGAACGCGCTCTGCGTCTGACCGGCTGGACACTGGTAGCCGCCGCGCTCACCACGGCGGCGGCGGCGCTGCTGTTGCGCAGCCTTTCGGGGCCAGTTCTGGAGCTGGTGGAACACCCGGTCTGGGGCATCGCGGTGCTGACGCTGGCCGTGTTCTTTCTCCCCTCCTGCTTTGCCGGGGTGCCCGCGCCGGTGCTTGCCGCGCTGTCGGTACAGGGCGGCCAGGGGGCCGGGCGTGCCCTGGGGGCGATGTTTGCCGCCGGGGCCATCGGCGCGATTGCTGGCACCCTGTTGGCGGGGTTCGTGTTCATCTCCTGGCTTGGCTCATCGCTCACACTGATGACGGTCACGGCGGTGTATGCGCTCTCGGCGCTGCTGTGTTTCCGCCTTGCTGGTGGGCGTTGGCTGGCGCCCCTGCTGGCGCTGGGGCTGATTCTGACGCTGGCCGTGGCGGCACTCGCCGCGCCCGATCCCTGCACCCGCGAAAGCCGCTATTACTGCATCCGCGTGATCGAGCTGGGCCCGCAAGAGGCGCCCGAGCGGCTGATGGTGATCGACCATCTGGGCCACGGGATCAGCGCCCGAGATGCGCCGCTGACCATGTATACCGACCATGCCGCCATGCTGGACGCGCTGGCCCGCATCAGGGCGCCGCGCCCCGATTTCTCGGCCTTCTTCATCGGGGGCGGCTCGTATTCCATCCCGCGCGCTTTTGCCCTGCGCGGCACCGGCCCGCGCGTGGTGGCCGAGATCGACCCCGAGGTGACCCGAATCGCCGCCGAGCAATTCTGGTTCGATCCCGCTAGTGCCGAGATCCTGCACGAAGACGCCCGCCGCGCGCTGCTGACCCGGCCCGAGCGGCGCTATGATGTGATTCTGGGCGATGCCTTTACCGATGTGGCGGTGCCCGCCCATCTGGTGACGCACGAGTTTTTCGACCTGGTGCGCGACCGGCTGACCCCCGAGGGCAGCTATCTGATGAACGTGATCGATTATCGCGACCGGTTGCAGGCACTGGCCGCGCTGGTGCACACACTGCGCGCCGTCTTTCCCATGGTCGAGGTCTGGACCAGCACCACCCCGCCGCCACCGGGCGAGCGTGCGGTCTTTGTGCTGGTCGCGGGCAACAGTCCGACGTCGCATTCCCGCTTTGTCACCCGCGCGCCCAACCCCACCGAATATGGCGCGCTCGATCCGGATTGGGTGGCCCGACTGGCGGCAACGGGCACCCTGCTGAGCGATGATTTCGCGCCGATCGACCGCCTGATCGGTCGACCCGACTAAGCCGCTTCATTCCGCCGCAAATACTCCGGGGCGAGGTGACAAAATTCGACGAATTTTGTCATCGGGGGGCTGCGCCCCCCGACGCCCTTGCCGATCAGCAATCAGGCAAACAGCTCATGGGCCAGTTCCAGCGCCTCGATCAGCGTATCCACCTCGGCGCGGGTATTGTAGAGACCAAAGCTTGCCCGGCAGGTCGCCGTCACGCCTAGGTGATCCATCAGCGGCCCTGCGCAATGGTGGCCTGCGCGCACCGCGACACCCTTCTTGTCGAGGATGGTCGAGATGTCATGGGCATGGGCCGCGCCCTGAAGGGTAAAGGAAAAGATCGCGGCCTTGCCCGGCGCATGGCCCTGCACGTTCAGCCAGTTCAGCCCGGCAAAACGGCTGGCCGCATAGTCGCGCAGACCGGCCTCGTGGGCGGCAATATTCTCCATCCCCAGCGCCATCATGTAGTCCAGCGCAACACCCATGCCGATGGTCTGTACGATGCCGGGCGTGCCGGCCTCGAACTTCATCGGCGGGTCGTTGTAGATCACCGTGTCCTTGGTGACCTCCTTGATCATGTCGCCACCGCCCATGAACGGACGCATCTCGGCCAGCCGCTC
The window above is part of the Ruegeria pomeroyi DSS-3 genome. Proteins encoded here:
- a CDS encoding ABC transporter ATP-binding protein yields the protein MSSVTLSNIVKRFGEFTAVHPTNLDIPEGAFVTLLGPSGCGKTTNLRMIAGLLDPTEGEILIGGRRVNDVPIHRRNLGIVFQNYALFPHKTVAENVAFGLKYRDGPRAAIAGKVQAALDLVQLPDVGNRYPKELSGGQQQRIALARAIVIEPDVLLLDEPLSALDANLREDMRVELKRIQHQIGVTTVFVTHDQSEALAMSDKIVVMSAGRVEQVGTPSEVYNTPASEFVANFLGASNILTADCIRVDGQGAMLEVPLFGRVPVASTKAAGVSQGAAKLVLRAEKLTLYDTSADTSALVTAPATVETVDYQGQTVRYFVRVAQTQLQAINMIDERPFAEGSTVTVGFRPQDCAALQGV
- a CDS encoding extracellular solute-binding protein — protein: MDNTTRYERLRERYMNGDIDRRGFLGLLGAAGLAYGVQSPFARYAHAAADQVRFDGWGGVVSEAFRKFAFDPYTAKTGIQVVDGTFGGGDEYLSRVKASQPGEYNIAHLSGVFDYARYHGLGLTSELNEANIPNLGLVIPKLVDVFRGVTGGKLSCVPYDYGTTGLAYNRKHISDDQMQEMGAKILIDDSLKGKIGGWSDWRTRMWYAALQTGQDPNGVTDEEAAWDAVRAHRDLALKYWTSGAELMSLLAEEEIYVTEGWSGRIYALQEQGHDIGYMDPPNGFGWQECLFVIKGSPMEACEELLNFMLAPETSIAVAEGQNYPTALDPTKVDLGDKIPTLPAFDPTGTLSGLTFADPDYWNGHEAEWSKTFGRVQKGY
- a CDS encoding ABC transporter permease, with amino-acid sequence MGWHLIRAWSIGVYIFMFLPVAVVVLLSFNASQFGSFPMTGFSLRWFLELWNNEAILRAFRTSLVLGLMTALISTTLGVLASLALVRYKVPGANLISTLLIAPILVPEVVLAVALLLFLNFLGVNKSFGLLLFGHVIFTLPFVILVVQARLVSIKRDIEEAAMSLGATPIQTFFQITLPLMMPAVLAGGLFAFTISFDDITGTLFWKPGGVETVPTQIFAMLRNSISPEINALGTVMIVMTVGLPLLGAAIARQLARKRGT
- a CDS encoding ABC transporter permease encodes the protein MSIETREARQPWILLSPALTAIMLLLFVPLSFIVVYSFWLRTATGADQVGFYLDNWAEALSDRFYRDILFSTLRIAAITTAVCALMGYPAAYFIARSKGNKAILLLLLMLPFWISYIIRTMSWINILGVSGAFNSVLISLGVISEPIQMLYNETTVILGLVHFLLPFMVLNIYVSLDGIDTNLEAAANSLGATKWQSFLQVTLPLSLPGLAAGGLLCFVLGAGTYITPLVLGGPRDAMFANLVFEAIITQLNWPLGSALSLMLLAVLGALVMIYNRYLGMAQLMKGLG
- a CDS encoding LysR family transcriptional regulator, which translates into the protein MSDPSHRYHPDRIARELDWNLLRTFVVLAESHSVTDAANRLGLRQPSVSAALKKLEDRIGRKLLDRSPGHFALTDAGRLLYREAVEINGSVLRLSTLMRELTDEVQGNVRITVASHVVSPLLDNALARFHAKHPKATLSIEVFSSADAIAEVTAKRASFAVCLVKDHNPKLEYRRLFREFFGLFCGPPHPLFGKPDLSLRDLAGHSSVSFETDRLQDVLKPVTVMRAQAELGQKITGISSHLEEVRRMIVAGLGIGPLPLHVAARDVRDGLLWQVPPYEGLPAIDVHVVWNQAAVKNRAEDLLLQEILNAIDTTPMEERTYR
- a CDS encoding fused MFS/spermidine synthase, with protein sequence MARPPSLLLLILLQVIVSAASLVVEIVAGRMLAPYVGMSLYTWTSVIAVVLAGFSLGHWVGGLLAERPAERALRLTGWTLVAAALTTAAAALLLRSLSGPVLELVEHPVWGIAVLTLAVFFLPSCFAGVPAPVLAALSVQGGQGAGRALGAMFAAGAIGAIAGTLLAGFVFISWLGSSLTLMTVTAVYALSALLCFRLAGGRWLAPLLALGLILTLAVAALAAPDPCTRESRYYCIRVIELGPQEAPERLMVIDHLGHGISARDAPLTMYTDHAAMLDALARIRAPRPDFSAFFIGGGSYSIPRAFALRGTGPRVVAEIDPEVTRIAAEQFWFDPASAEILHEDARRALLTRPERRYDVILGDAFTDVAVPAHLVTHEFFDLVRDRLTPEGSYLMNVIDYRDRLQALAALVHTLRAVFPMVEVWTSTTPPPPGERAVFVLVAGNSPTSHSRFVTRAPNPTEYGALDPDWVARLAATGTLLSDDFAPIDRLIGRPD